Proteins encoded in a region of the Elaeis guineensis isolate ETL-2024a chromosome 7, EG11, whole genome shotgun sequence genome:
- the LOC105048441 gene encoding LOB domain-containing protein 40, whose product MRMSCNGCRVLRKGCSDNCTIRPCLQWIKSSEAQANATVFLAKFYGRAGLMNLINAGPNHLRPAIFRSLLYEACGRIVNPIYGSVGLLWSGNWPLCQAAVENVLRGAPIAQISSDSAAAAVPPTKAYDIRHVAKNSDIAEELHKVAKPRPRFKRSGHVIKPKAMPGFIAAEPGGDDPAVVCPGGSCPVEPANRGENGSVFSVESMEWSHVSQAEPNDSGSEAEVVELDLTLGLRTAALPAEEGRVEVGAQGADACPVELGLGLIA is encoded by the exons ATGAGGATGAGCTGCAACGGATGCCGGGTCCTCCGGAAGGGATGCAGCGACAACTGCACCATCCGCCCCTGCCTCCAGTGGATCAAGAGCTCCGAGGCCCAGGCCAATGCCACCGTCTTCCTTGCCAAGTTCTACGGCCGCGCCGGCCTCATGAACCTCATCAACGCCGGGCCCAACCACCTCCGCCCTG CTATATTCCGCTCGCTGCTTTACGAAGCCTGCGGTCGGATCGTGAACCCGATCTACGGCTCGGTCGGCCTGCTGTGGTCTGGAAACTGGCCGCTCTGCCAGGCCGCCGTGGAGAACGTCCTCCGGGGCGCGCCCATCGCCCAGATCTCCTCCGACTCGGCCGCGGCCGCCGTCCCGCCCACCAAGGCCTACGACATCCGCCACGTGGCGAAGAACTCGGACATCGCTGAGGAGCTACACAAGGTCGCCAAGCCCCGCCCACGCTTCAAGCGCTCTGGCCATGTCATCAAGCCCAAGGCCATGCCCGGCTTCATCGCCGCCGAGCCGGGAGGGGACGATCCGGCTGTGGTCTGTCCCGGCGGGAGCTGCCCGGTGGAACCGGCGAATAGAGGGGAGAACGGGAGCGTGTTCTCGGTGGAGTCGATGGAGTGGTCGCACGTGAGCCAGGCGGAGCCGAACGACAGCGGATCCGAGGCGGAGGTGGTGGAGCTGGATCTGACCCTTGGACTCCGGACGGCGGCCCTGCCGGCCGAGGAGGGGCGGGTCGAGGTGGGCGCCCAGGGAGCTGACGCGTGTCCCGTGGAGCTGGGGCTCGGCCTGATCGCGTGA